The nucleotide window AACCCCTGGCATCCCCTAACAGCCCAGCTACCTTGTACAGGCAGGTGTCGACGATTTCGTTGCAAACTCTCTCCAGGTCGTCGGTCACCTCGAGCCGGGACCGTACGAAGTCGCAGAGCTCCTCGTTGCCCATGACGTCCCAGATCCCGTCACAGGCGAGGATGATGAACTGGTCGTCGTCTTCCGACCGCTCGATCTCGCACACTTCGGGTTCTGGGGAGACCAGCTGCTCCGTCGGCCCTTTCCCGTGGACGCATTTGTAATCAAAGTCCCCCAGTGCCCGCGACACGGCGAGAGAGCCGTTCACACGCTGGATCATGACCGAGCCACCCGCGTTCTGGATGCGCTCCTTCTCCAGGGGGTTGCTTGGTTTGTGGTCTTGGGTGAAGAAATGAACCTTCCTGTTCCTACAAAGCAACCCGCGAGAGTCTCCACAGTTGATGAAATAAGTATGTTGGGGAGAAATCATGACCCCCACCGCGGTCGAGCCGCTCCGGTCGGCACCGTGCTTCTTCTCCGAGATTACTCGCATGTGTTCGTCAATCTGCAGGAAGCCCGTCCGGATCCCGTTCTTGACGTTCTCCACGGACGGCGGCCCGTCGGCTCCTCGAAAATCCTGGTTACCGGTGATGTGGTCTAACAAGTGCTCGCAGCAGTACTTGGCTACCTGGGAGCCGGCGTGCCCGTCGTAGACGGCAAAGAACGACCACCTGTCCAGTCCGCTGGGCAAACCGATCACGGCCGTGTGCGCGTCCTCCATCTCCACTCGCCACCCCTGCATGCTGCTCAGCCCATACCGCAGCCCGTTGCCCTGGCCCTGGGCATTATGTTTCTCCATCTTTGGCTTGTCTAAAAATGCTCCCATTATGTAAGTCTTGAGGCTTTAGctctgaggagggaaggcagagtcCTGTTAAGGTGCCGGCCCGCGAACTGCTGCTCGGGTAAGCAAGTCACCCCTCGGAGAGCGACCCTCGGGTAGCCCTGCCCGAGACGCACATGGGCCCTGCGGGGACCTTGCCAAACCATAACTGCAGACTGAGGGgagggtcagtcagtcgtatccattgggcatttactctgtgcagagcactgtactaaatgctggggagagtaccatataacaatataaccaacacaatccctgcccacaatgagcatgtaGTCTAGAGTGCAACCCGAGCTCCCTACCTCGCCCCATTCAAATTCCAAAGGTTGATGACACTCCCAGGGATTTACCAAGCCCCAGGCTGGTTTCCACT belongs to Tachyglossus aculeatus isolate mTacAcu1 chromosome 14, mTacAcu1.pri, whole genome shotgun sequence and includes:
- the PPM1A gene encoding protein phosphatase 1A isoform X1; translated protein: MGAFLDKPKMEKHNAQGQGNGLRYGLSSMQGWRVEMEDAHTAVIGLPSGLDRWSFFAVYDGHAGSQVAKYCCEHLLDHITGNQDFRGADGPPSVENVKNGIRTGFLQIDEHMRVISEKKHGADRSGSTAVGVMISPQHTYFINCGDSRGLLCRNRKVHFFTQDHKPSNPLEKERIQNAGGSVMIQRVNGSLAVSRALGDFDYKCVHGKGPTEQLVSPEPEVCEIERSEDDDQFIILACDGIWDVMGNEELCDFVRSRLEVTDDLERVCNEIVDTCLYKGSRDNMSVILICFPNAPKVLPEAVKREAELDKYLESRVEEIIKKQGEGVPDLVHVMRTLSTESIPNLPPGGELASKRSVIEAVYNRLNPYRNDDTLRGEVPSPPHDAWLQSVAEFSLLSK
- the PPM1A gene encoding protein phosphatase 1A isoform X2, which codes for MGAFLDKPKMEKHNAQGQGNGLRYGLSSMQGWRVEMEDAHTAVIGLPSGLDRWSFFAVYDGHAGSQVAKYCCEHLLDHITGNQDFRGADGPPSVENVKNGIRTGFLQIDEHMRVISEKKHGADRSGSTAVGVMISPQHTYFINCGDSRGLLCRNRKVHFFTQDHKPSNPLEKERIQNAGGSVMIQRVNGSLAVSRALGDFDYKCVHGKGPTEQLVSPEPEVCEIERSEDDDQFIILACDGIWDVMGNEELCDFVRSRLEVTDDLERVCNEIVDTCLYKGSRDNMSVILICFPNAPKVLPEAVKREAELDKYLESRVEEIIKKQGEGVPDLVHVMRTLSTESIPNLPPGGELASKRSVIEAVYNRLNPYRNDDTDSASTDDMW
- the PPM1A gene encoding protein phosphatase 1A isoform X3; translated protein: MGAFLDKPKMEKHNAQGQGNGLRYGLSSMQGWRVEMEDAHTAVIGLPSGLDRWSFFAVYDGHAGSQVAKYCCEHLLDHITGNQDFRGADGPPSVENVKNGIRTGFLQIDEHMRVISEKKHGADRSGSTAVGVMISPQHTYFINCGDSRGLLCRNRKVHFFTQDHKPSNPLEKERIQNAGGSVMIQRVNGSLAVSRALGDFDYKCVHGKGPTEQLVSPEPEVCEIERSEDDDQFIILACDGIWDVMGNEELCDFVRSRLEVTDDLERVCNEIVDTCLYKGSRDNMSVILICFPNAPKVLPEAVKREAELDKYLESRVEEIIKKQGEGVPDLVHVMRTLSTESIPNLPPGGELASKRSVIEAVYNRLNPYRNDDTDSASTHDMW